AATTCGCCTACAAGCTCGGCTGGCACGAGCGTATGGCCAAACATGCCGCCGAACTCTGCACGCTCGATCTGCCTGTCGTGCTCGCCGGCGACTACAACATCGTGCCGGAGCCGCGCGACATCTACCCGACAACCTCCTACGACAACAATGCGCTGGTCCAGCCCGAAAGCCGCGCCGCATTCGGCGAACTTCTCGACCAGGGGTGGCTCGACGCGCTGCGCAAGATCCACCCGAAGGACCAGCTTTTCACCTTCTGGGACTATCGCCGGAACCGCTGGCAGCGCGACGCGGGGCTTCGGCTCGACCATATGCTGCTCAGCCGCAAGCTTTCCCGCAAGCTCAACGGTGCCGGCATCGATCGCCAGGTTCGTGGCATGGAGGGTGCGAGCGACCATGCGCCGGTGTGGATCACGCTTCGCGATTGACATGACAATGCCGCGGGAGAAACTGCACGTCCATGCTGACGATGATACTGTTTCGCCTCGTAGGTTGCTAATCGCAGCCCCGATCCGGGGTAAACCCCGTCCGGTCTAGTGGATGAAAGCGGCGATCGCGACATTCAGCCTAGTCAACACGAAGGAGAACCGCATGAAAATCAGCGCGCGCAACCGCCTCAAGGGCAAGATCGTCGAAGTCGTCAACGGCGCCACCACCGCCCATGTCCGGATCGACGTCGGCGGCTCGATCGTGACCGCAGCGATCACCAACGATTCGGTCGACGAACTCGGCCTGAAGGTTGGCGGCGAAGCCTACGCGGTCATCAAGGCTTCGGACGTTATGGTCGGGATCGACTGATACGCTTGCGGCAAGGGCGTGCGGATCGACCGTCGCGCCCTGCCAAGTCGCAGCCGGATCACGCCTTCTGGCAATGATGCACGTTACCGTCACCGGTCTCGAAATCGCCGCTCTGCGGCGGCGCGATCGGCTTGAACAGCGTCCGGTCGGGCTTCAGATCGATGAGCGGCGTGCCGTCGAGGCAGTCGAGACCGCGCACGAGAAGGGTCGAGCCCTCCACCGTTTCGAGTTTGACGATCGAGGTGCCGATCGGGTTGGGGCGGACCGGCGAGCGCAGCGAAAATGTCCCATGCACTTCGCCGTTGCTGGCGGGGCTTTGCAGCACCAGGTCACGCCGTGAACGGTCGAGCCAGTAGAGGATTTCCAGCCGTTCGAACGCATCCACGCCCTTCAGCGCCAGGACCCAGGGCTCGAAGATTTCGATGCGGCACAGTGGTCCGTCATGTCGGCCCTGGCGCGGAGTTTCCATACGCGACGTCCAGGGCGTCGAAATACGGCCGATGAAGACGAGGCCGGCATCGGTTGCCGCGGGCGGTGCCACGGCCACCTCGTTCTCACGGATTTCGTTCTGGCGAAACATGGTCTGTTCCTTTCCTTGCAGAGGGAGATGTGAGGCGCGGCGCACAGAGGCGGGCCTCACTGCCGTCGATCGAGCCGATCACCACATCGATGTCGTAGAGTTGTTTGAGGGCAGCGGGCGTCAACACGTCCTTGGGCAAGCCGAGCGCGATGAGCTTTGATACGTGAAGGAGGGCGAGGCGGTCCGCGACCAGTAAGGCGTGATCCGGATTGTGCGTCGAAAGCACGACCGAAAGCCCGTGTTCCGCCAATGCCCGGACATGAGAAAGCACCCGCATCTGGTTACCGTAGTCGAGATTGGCGGTCGGTTCGTCCATGACGAGGATGGAGGGTTCCTGCGTCAGCGCGCGGGCAATCAGCGCCATCTGGCGCTCGCCACCGCTGATCTCCGTATAGGGACGTATGGCAAGGTGGGCCATGCCAAGGCCGGAAAGTGCCTCCAGGGCGATCCGGCGATCGCGGGCGCCAGGCGACGAGAACGGCGCGAGGTGAGGGGCTCGCCCCATCAACACCACCTCCAGGACCGTAAACGGGAACAGTGCTGCATGCGCTTGCGGTACATAGGCGATCTGTTTGGCGCGTTCGCGCCGCGACCAGGCGGAAAGCGGTCGTCCGTTAAGGAGAATGTCTCCAGCCTTGACTGGCAGGAGGCCGAGGACGGTCTTGAACAGCGTCGTCTTGCCGGCGCCGTTGGGACCGAGCAGGGCCAAAACCTCGCCGGATGCAAGCGACAGGGAGACATTCTCGCCCACCGTGCGTCCGCCATAGCCGAAGGCGAGCTCCCTGATCTCCAGCGTCATTGCCAGGCCCTCCGGCCGGAGGCGAGCAGCCAGAGGAAGAAGGGCGCGCCAACGGCAGCCGTCAGGATGCCGAGCGGCACTTCGATGAGCGCAATGCTGCGCGCCAGCATGTCGACAACGAGCAGATAGGCAGCACCTGCTATCATCGAGGCCGGCAGCAGGCGGCGAAAGTCCGGGCCAACAAGCATGCGCGCGATATGCGGGATGACGAGGCCGATCCAGCCGATGACGCCGCTGACGGAGACGGCCGCCGCGGTGATCAGTGTTGCCGCCGCGATCAGCACACCGCGGGTAAGGCGTGTGTCGACGCCCAAGGTCTGCGCTTCCTCGTCGCCGAGCGTCATCAGGTTCATGCGCCAGCGAAAAAGCACCAGCGGCACCAGCCCGATCAAAAGCGACGGCAGGATCGAAACGACGTCGAGACGCGTGATCGCAGTGAGGCTGCCGAGCAGCCAATAGGTGATCGCCGGCAACTGGTCATAGGGATCGGCGAGGATCTTGATCAGCGATATGCCGGCACCCACGAGGGCGCCGATGGCGATCCCGGCCAGGACCAATGTCAGGGCTGGATCGCGTCCGCGGATTGCCATGCCGACGGCATAGACCGCAGCGACCGCAAGCAGCCCGCCGGCAAAGCTGATCGCCTGGATTGCGAGGACCGGCAGCGACAGAAAGATGCCGATGACGGCGCCGAGACTTGCGCCGCCGGAAACGCCGAGAATATCCGGCGAAACGAGCGGATTGCGGAAAAGCCCCTGATAGGTGGCGCCGGCCGCGGCGAGTGCCGCGCCGATCAGGATCGCGCCGGCCACGCGCGGCAGCCGCACGTTCCAGAGCACGGTCGAAAGAACGGGATCGCTCGGCTGTCCCAATAGGGCCGCGCGCAGCGCCCCGGCGATCTCCGACGGGCCGGCATATTTGCCGACCGACATCGAGACCAAGGCCAGCAGGAGGAGGGGGCCGACGAGGAGCCAGAGATTGCCCTTGCGCCTGTCGGCCGTCATTTCCGATGTTTGCTGCCTCCGGTTCATTTCGAAGCCGGCACCGCCCCCTTCAGGAGCGTGGCCACTTGTTCGTCCGTCAGGTCGACCTGATAGAACAGCTTGTAGAAATCGCGGGTCTCAGCCGTCAGATCGCCCTTGACGCTGTCGGGATAGAACAGCTTCTGCAGCCATGCGACGCCGATCAGTCGGTTGATCGCAGGCGGCGAATCGAACCAGCCGTAAGGCAGGGACGGCGCGGTGAACACCCGACCGGTCGTGACGGCCTTAACGTCGGCCCAGAGCGGGTCCTTCTTGGCCGAGGCCGCAAACTTGCCGCTTGCAGCGATGATGACGTCCGGGTTCCAGGAGAGGATCTGTTCGAGCGACACCTGGGTCAGGCTGCCCTTGCCGGCTGCCGCCGCTACGTTCTCGGCGCCGACGGCTTCGAGGATCTCGACATTGATCGAGCCGGAAAGTCCCGTTTCCAGCCCTTCGGGGCCGCGACCATAATAGACGCGCGGCCGCTGATCGGCCGGTATCTTGGCGAGACTGTCGTTCAGGTCCTTGATCCGCTGGTCGGCATAGGTTGCCAGCGTTTCGGCGCGTTCGGTCACGCCGAGCAGGGCGCCGACGTCACGCAGCGTCTTGCCGCTATCGGCGAAGCGGCCGTCGATCAGCACGTAAGGAATGCCGGTCTGCGCCTGCACCTTGTCGGCGAGCGAGCGGTAGGTGTCGTTGACGGTGCCGACGTCGAGGATGATGTCCGGCTTGGCGGCAAGCACCGCCTCGACATTGGCGCTGCCGCCCTTGCCCGTGAGCTGGCCGTAGGTCGGCAGGTCCCGGACCGACGGCATGAAATATGCCTTTTGCTCCTCCGTCGGCTCGCGCACCCAGCCGGCGAGCTTGTCCGGAGCCAGGACGTAGGTGAGCACCGAGGCCGGCGGACCGGCGGTAAGCACGCGGGTGATGGTATCGGGAACCTCCACCTTTCGTCCGGCGGCGTCGGTGATCGTACGCGCCTCGGCTGCGCCTGAGGCAAGGCCGAGCATGGCGGAAAAGATTATCGCAAGAGATTTCAACATGGAGGCCACGATAGCGAGAGGGATCGGTCGGGCCGCACTATGGCATGCCGTTATATCTCATGGAATATATTGATTGCGTGATTTGCGATGGTGGGGCTGCACCCTGATGCATTGCGATACAAATCCGCTCCTGTCGGAAACATCCGCGATACGTCGCGATGGTCCTCTGCCGCACGTGACAAGCGATCTGTGCCTCGGGCATCGATCCCATGCGGAGAGACGGTGATGATCCTCTTTGTTGTAGCCTATCTTGCCGGCGCGCTGACGATCGTCAGCCCGTGCATCCTGCCGGTGCTGCCATTCGTGTTTGCCCGCGCCGGCCAGCCTTTTTCCACCAGCATTCTCCCGATGCTGCTCGCCAAGATCGTGACCTTCGCGGGTATCGCCTCGCTTGCAGCCCTCGGCGGCAACTGGGCGGTGCAGGCGAACGCCTATGGCCGCTACGCAGCGATCGCGATGCTCGCCGCTTTCGGTGTAACGCTGCTCTCGACGCGGGCTGCCGCCTTGGTGACCGGTCCGTTCGTGGAACTCGGCAACCGACTGTCGAGGAAGGCCGCCACCGGGAGGAAGGGCAGCGTCGGCGGTTCGATCCTGCTTGGTGTTGCAACCGGATTGCTCTGGGCGCCGTGTGCCGGGCCGGTGCTCGGTCTGGTGCTGACCGGGGCGGCGCTGAACGGCGCGAATGTGCAGACGACGCTGTTACTTGTCGCCTATGCGGCCGGTGCTGCGACCTCGCTGGCGCTCGCTGTTTTGGCAGGCGCCAGAGTATTCGCGGCGATGAAGCGCTTCCTCGGCATCGGCGACCGCATCCGCCAAGGTCTCGGCGTTGCAGTGCTTGCCGGCGTTGGCTCGATCGCGCTGGGCCTCGACACCGGACTTTTGGCGCAGCTTTCCTATGCGAGCACGTCGGGCGTTGAACAGTCGATCCTCGATCGCCTGCGCAGCGCTGCATCGCCCGTGGACGTCGCAAGCACCCGTATGACCCTTGCCGCAAAGGATACGCGACAGGCGGCCTATCGCAGCGACCTTCCGGTCGAAGGACAGTTTCCGTCGCTTGACGGTGCAGTTCAGTGGCTGAATTCGAAGCCGCTGACGCCTGCCGAGCTTCGCGGCAAGGTCGTCCTCGTCGATTTCTGGACCTATTCCTGCATCAACTGCATCCGCACCATCCCCTATGTCAGGGCCTGGGCCGAGAAGTACCGGGATCAGGGCCTCGTCGTCATCGGCGTGCACGCTCCGGAATTCGCCTTCGAGAAGCAGATCGGCAACGTCGAGAAGGCGGTGCGCGATTTCAAGATCAACTATCCGGTGGCGATCGACAACGATTTCATCATCTGGCGCGCCTTCTCCAACAACTACTGGCCGGCCCACTACTTCATCGATGCGGAGGGACAGGTCCGTTACACCCATTTCGGCGAGGGCGACTATGAAGGTTCCGAGCGCGTGATCCAGGAACTGTTGGCGGAGGCGGCGGGAAAGCGGAAGACCGAAAACGGGCTCGTCGCGCCAAAGGCCGCGGGCGCGGAAGCCGCGCCTGACCTCGCACGGCTCGGCTCCGGCGAGACCTATATCGGCTATGCGCGGGCCGAACACTTCGTCTCGCCGGAAGGCGTTTCGGCCGACGCCGCCCAGCGCTACACCGTTGGCGAGCCCCGCCTCAACGAATGGGGCCTCACCGGCAACTGGACTGTCGGCGCCGAAGAGGCGCGCCTCAATGCGGCAGGTGGGGGCATCACCTACCGGTTCCGGGCCCGCGACCTGCACCTGGTGCTCGGGCCTGGCGCTGGCGGCAAGCCAATACCGTTTCAGGTGACTGTCGATGGGGTCGTGCCCGGCGCGGACCACGGCGCCGATATCGACGCGAGCGGCAAAGGCGCCGTCACGGAGACCCGCCTTTACCAGCTTGTGCGTCAGTCAGGCGCTTCGCGGGAACGGACGTTCGAAATCCGCTTTCTGGAACCCGGTGCGGAAGCCTTCGTTTTCACCTTTGGATGAGAGTTTGACATGAGCGACAAACAAAAGCAGCACGGGCGCGGCTGGCCCGTCTTCACCCAACGTCTTCTCGTCGCCGCGACCATGGTCGGTGGTGGATTGACCTTCGCGCTCAATGGGCAGTCGGCGGCACAGGAGGCAAAGCCTGTGCCGAAAGCACTTCACGATATCTGGCCGGCCGAAGGACGCCAGACGGCGGTGTTGGCCGGCGGTTGCTTCTGGGGCGTGCAGGCGGTGTTCCAGCATGTGGCCGGCGTCAAGGGTGTCACGTCAGGATACGCGGGCGGCAGCGCGGGTACGGCGACCTACGAGCAGACGGAGACCGGCACCACCGGGCATGCCGAAGCGGTGGAAATAACGTTCGACCCGAAGCAGGTGAGCTACGGCAAGTTGCTCGAGATCTACTTCTCCGTTGCCCATGATCCGACGCAGCTTGGCGGGCAGGGACCCGACAGCGGACCGCAATATCGGTCAGCGATTTTTCCGCGCAATGACGAGCAGGCGAAGGTTGCCGCCGACTATATCGCGCAACTGAACGCGGCAACCGTCTTCGCCCGGTCGATTGCGACGACGATCGAGCCCGGCAAGGCTTTCTATCGGGCCGAGGCATATCACCAGGATTACGTCTACAACAATCCCGGCCAGCCCTATGTTGTCATCTACGAGAAACCGAAGATCGGCGCGCTGCACCGCCTGTTCCCGGGCCTCTATCTCGAGAAGCCCGTGCTTGTAGCGGACAGCGCTGCCTAGCGGATGAGACGCCGTGGGGCCTCCCGGCGGGCCAAGCCAGTTCAGCCTTTTACACAAGGATACAGTTTCGCGGCCGGCTGCACACACCCGCGATACACCCAAGAGACACTCTAGCCGCGAGCACGTTTCGAGCCTTTGGCGGCGAAACGCCGCTGCTGACATCAATAACGGAAGGAGCCATCATGCGTATCTTCGCGACAGTTTTCGCCATCGCCGCGCTCGCGGCGGCACCATGCGCCTGGGATAGCGACCCGAGAGAACCCTCGCCTCTTGCCGTACTCGTCTCGGGTTCCGGATCCGCGACGGTTGCTGAGCAGGGAGCAGGATTGCTGCAGGAGGCGCCGCATGAGGAGCTTGCCGAGCCGTTCTTCAACTGATGATAGTACCGCCGAGACGGGTGGCCTGAACCTTTGATGCCAATCAACCTGGAGGAAAGTGAGATGCTGGAGAAAACGAAAGAGCGGCAGACGACCGGGGCTCGGACTGTATTTGTCAACGAGTTGACCAATGGGATCCTCGACCCGGCCGAGTCGATGCTGGGGCCCGTCGCCGATGGCGGTGTCATCATCGCGAACACAGCGCCGGGATGTTGGGGCCCGATGATCACGCCGGAGATCCGCGGCGGACATGAGGTGACGCGCCCTGTGGCGGTCGCGGGCGCGGAGGTCGGCGATGCGATCGCCATCCGGATCCGCTCGCTCATCGTCACCTCCGCGGCGACGGCTTCGGGAAACGACGAGGTGGTGGCAGGACGCTTCAACGGCGATCCGTTCTGCGCGGCTGTTTGCCCGGGTTGCGGCACGGAATGGCCGCGTACGCGTGTGGAAGGCATCGGCCAGACTGCGATCCGCTGCGAGACATGCGGCGCGGACGCGACGCCCTTCGTCTTCACAAACGGCTATACGATCGCCTTCGACGATGAGCGCCAGGTGGGCCTGACCGTCGGCAAAGCGATGGCGGAGACCTTCGCCACGGACGCGGAACGGCTGTTGGCGCTGCCGGACGGCTCGATCCAGCACCCCATCCTGACCTTTGCACCGGCCGACCTCGTCGGTGTTGCCACAAGGCTCAGACCATTCCTTGGCCAATTGGGCACGACGCCGTCGAAGGCGATGCCGGACTCGCACAATGCCGGCGATTTCGGCCAGTTTCTGACCGACGCACCACATGCCTATTCCCTGACCGCGGATGAACTCGTTCGGCATAAGACTGACGGCCACATGGACGTGAACACCGTGCGGGAAGGCGCGATCCTGATCTGCCCGGTCAAGGTACCGGGGGGCGGCATCTATATGGGCGACATGCATGCCCTGCAGGGAGACGGCGAAATTGCCGGTCATACCTGCGACGTCGCCGGCACGGTGACCCTGGAGGTCCATGTCATCAAGGGGCTCAAGATCGACGGGCCGATCCTCCTGCCGGTGCTGGATGATGTACCGTTCCTTGCGCGTCCGCTTAACGCGGCGGAACGCACGCGGGTGGCGGCACTTGCCCGCAAGCACGGTGTCCGAGAGGTCGAAACCGACGCCCCGGTCACCTTCATAGGCACGGGCGCGAACCTCAATGATGCGACCACGAACGGGCTGGAACGGGCGGCAGGCCTGCTCGGCCTTAGCGTTCCCGAAGTGATGAACCGGGTGACGATCGCAGGTGCCATCGAGATCGGTCGCCACCCGGGTGTGGCGCGGGTGACGTTCCGCGCTCCGCTCAGCCTGCTCGACGCAAAGGGCATCGGCTCCTTTGCGCGCAGTCTCTACAACCTCTGAACCGCCTGCGTCTTGCAGGGCGCCGATTGCGAATGAGAGCGGGGTCGACGTGATGTCGGCCCCGCTCTTTTTTTGCTGACGTCAAAGGTTAGCGGGAGAACTCCGGGGGCATTCGTATCGCTCTGCCGCAATGCCGGATCTCCAAACATTGAGATACACAGACGCTGCTCCCGAACACATCACGGATACACCGCGCACGCATGGTCACGGCGAAATTGGATTGCATCGCGCAGATGCGATCCTGACCTTCGGCAGCCGATGTTTATGTCCTGAAATGAAGGAATTACGACATTTGAGCCATTGACGTTTGGCCTTACCATCGAGGCTCCAACCAAGGCAAAGGAGCTTGAAATGAGCAGGAATTCCAAGGGTACGGCACTGATCACCGGCGCGTCCTCCGGCATCGGTGCAATCTACGCCGATCGTCTGGCCCGCCGCGGCTTCGACCTGATCCTCGTTGCCCGCAACCGTGAGCGATTGAATAGTCTCGCCAGCCGTCTGGCGGACGAGACGGGGCGCGCCATCGAAGTCGTCGCGGCCGACCTCGGCAACAGGGATGATGTCAGGCGGGTCGAGATGATCCTCCAGAGCGATGCGAGCATCACGGTGCTGATCAACAATGCCGGGGTCGGTGCCACCGCGCCTCTGCTTGCCTCCGATGTCGACAAGATGGAAG
The nucleotide sequence above comes from Ensifer adhaerens. Encoded proteins:
- the xth gene encoding exodeoxyribonuclease III — protein: MKIATFNINGINKRLENLIAWLEETKPDVVCLQELKATDRQFPRSAIEAAGYGAVWQGQSAWNGVAILARGNEPVLTRVGLDGDPSDRQARYIEAAVSGILVACLYAPNGNPRTGPKFAYKLGWHERMAKHAAELCTLDLPVVLAGDYNIVPEPRDIYPTTSYDNNALVQPESRAAFGELLDQGWLDALRKIHPKDQLFTFWDYRRNRWQRDAGLRLDHMLLSRKLSRKLNGAGIDRQVRGMEGASDHAPVWITLRD
- a CDS encoding TOBE domain-containing protein, with protein sequence MKISARNRLKGKIVEVVNGATTAHVRIDVGGSIVTAAITNDSVDELGLKVGGEAYAVIKASDVMVGID
- the tsaA gene encoding tRNA (N6-threonylcarbamoyladenosine(37)-N6)-methyltransferase TrmO, which translates into the protein MFRQNEIRENEVAVAPPAATDAGLVFIGRISTPWTSRMETPRQGRHDGPLCRIEIFEPWVLALKGVDAFERLEILYWLDRSRRDLVLQSPASNGEVHGTFSLRSPVRPNPIGTSIVKLETVEGSTLLVRGLDCLDGTPLIDLKPDRTLFKPIAPPQSGDFETGDGNVHHCQKA
- a CDS encoding ABC transporter ATP-binding protein produces the protein MTLEIRELAFGYGGRTVGENVSLSLASGEVLALLGPNGAGKTTLFKTVLGLLPVKAGDILLNGRPLSAWSRRERAKQIAYVPQAHAALFPFTVLEVVLMGRAPHLAPFSSPGARDRRIALEALSGLGMAHLAIRPYTEISGGERQMALIARALTQEPSILVMDEPTANLDYGNQMRVLSHVRALAEHGLSVVLSTHNPDHALLVADRLALLHVSKLIALGLPKDVLTPAALKQLYDIDVVIGSIDGSEARLCAPRLTSPSARKGTDHVSPERNP
- a CDS encoding FecCD family ABC transporter permease, whose product is MTADRRKGNLWLLVGPLLLLALVSMSVGKYAGPSEIAGALRAALLGQPSDPVLSTVLWNVRLPRVAGAILIGAALAAAGATYQGLFRNPLVSPDILGVSGGASLGAVIGIFLSLPVLAIQAISFAGGLLAVAAVYAVGMAIRGRDPALTLVLAGIAIGALVGAGISLIKILADPYDQLPAITYWLLGSLTAITRLDVVSILPSLLIGLVPLVLFRWRMNLMTLGDEEAQTLGVDTRLTRGVLIAAATLITAAAVSVSGVIGWIGLVIPHIARMLVGPDFRRLLPASMIAGAAYLLVVDMLARSIALIEVPLGILTAAVGAPFFLWLLASGRRAWQ
- a CDS encoding iron ABC transporter substrate-binding protein, producing MLKSLAIIFSAMLGLASGAAEARTITDAAGRKVEVPDTITRVLTAGPPASVLTYVLAPDKLAGWVREPTEEQKAYFMPSVRDLPTYGQLTGKGGSANVEAVLAAKPDIILDVGTVNDTYRSLADKVQAQTGIPYVLIDGRFADSGKTLRDVGALLGVTERAETLATYADQRIKDLNDSLAKIPADQRPRVYYGRGPEGLETGLSGSINVEILEAVGAENVAAAAGKGSLTQVSLEQILSWNPDVIIAASGKFAASAKKDPLWADVKAVTTGRVFTAPSLPYGWFDSPPAINRLIGVAWLQKLFYPDSVKGDLTAETRDFYKLFYQVDLTDEQVATLLKGAVPASK
- a CDS encoding cytochrome c biogenesis protein DipZ, which encodes MILFVVAYLAGALTIVSPCILPVLPFVFARAGQPFSTSILPMLLAKIVTFAGIASLAALGGNWAVQANAYGRYAAIAMLAAFGVTLLSTRAAALVTGPFVELGNRLSRKAATGRKGSVGGSILLGVATGLLWAPCAGPVLGLVLTGAALNGANVQTTLLLVAYAAGAATSLALAVLAGARVFAAMKRFLGIGDRIRQGLGVAVLAGVGSIALGLDTGLLAQLSYASTSGVEQSILDRLRSAASPVDVASTRMTLAAKDTRQAAYRSDLPVEGQFPSLDGAVQWLNSKPLTPAELRGKVVLVDFWTYSCINCIRTIPYVRAWAEKYRDQGLVVIGVHAPEFAFEKQIGNVEKAVRDFKINYPVAIDNDFIIWRAFSNNYWPAHYFIDAEGQVRYTHFGEGDYEGSERVIQELLAEAAGKRKTENGLVAPKAAGAEAAPDLARLGSGETYIGYARAEHFVSPEGVSADAAQRYTVGEPRLNEWGLTGNWTVGAEEARLNAAGGGITYRFRARDLHLVLGPGAGGKPIPFQVTVDGVVPGADHGADIDASGKGAVTETRLYQLVRQSGASRERTFEIRFLEPGAEAFVFTFG
- the msrA gene encoding peptide-methionine (S)-S-oxide reductase MsrA, producing the protein MSDKQKQHGRGWPVFTQRLLVAATMVGGGLTFALNGQSAAQEAKPVPKALHDIWPAEGRQTAVLAGGCFWGVQAVFQHVAGVKGVTSGYAGGSAGTATYEQTETGTTGHAEAVEITFDPKQVSYGKLLEIYFSVAHDPTQLGGQGPDSGPQYRSAIFPRNDEQAKVAADYIAQLNAATVFARSIATTIEPGKAFYRAEAYHQDYVYNNPGQPYVVIYEKPKIGALHRLFPGLYLEKPVLVADSAA
- a CDS encoding acetamidase/formamidase family protein — translated: MLEKTKERQTTGARTVFVNELTNGILDPAESMLGPVADGGVIIANTAPGCWGPMITPEIRGGHEVTRPVAVAGAEVGDAIAIRIRSLIVTSAATASGNDEVVAGRFNGDPFCAAVCPGCGTEWPRTRVEGIGQTAIRCETCGADATPFVFTNGYTIAFDDERQVGLTVGKAMAETFATDAERLLALPDGSIQHPILTFAPADLVGVATRLRPFLGQLGTTPSKAMPDSHNAGDFGQFLTDAPHAYSLTADELVRHKTDGHMDVNTVREGAILICPVKVPGGGIYMGDMHALQGDGEIAGHTCDVAGTVTLEVHVIKGLKIDGPILLPVLDDVPFLARPLNAAERTRVAALARKHGVREVETDAPVTFIGTGANLNDATTNGLERAAGLLGLSVPEVMNRVTIAGAIEIGRHPGVARVTFRAPLSLLDAKGIGSFARSLYNL